One genomic region from Magallana gigas chromosome 3, xbMagGiga1.1, whole genome shotgun sequence encodes:
- the LOC105317106 gene encoding uncharacterized protein produces the protein MTVTEKLADSIDTFCDSPKECRACLLLTAIAWFLHTFLSYGTDSWVELSEGPTESNQGLWNHCSKSLSNADITCRESVSYFLMYRNQDVPAWLHATRFFQSIGLLMSLASVVSSIFCTFVIITDRKRDTQVAAVVINFVAACSMLIGSSIYGGQYRYAGWLKGYYLSWSFAFSIIAGLAHIVSGSIYMFTLPNSDSIQTISNNQTTNQSQPPGEIVNNRDVHVNIPVPSAPPDAYLYYIPPSNEEYHPRYPPRGSINTPQHASTNRRQNTASTQNTGTDTHNDDDTCIVCFDHRVEILLRPCYHFNLCEVCSLLVTQCPTCRGIIQEKIKPYR, from the exons ATGACAGTGACGGAAAAACTAGCCGATTCTATAGACACATTTTGTGATTCCCCTAAAGAATGCCGAGCGTGCCTCTTACTCACAGCCATCGCATGGTTTCTCCATACCTTCCTGTCCTATGGCACAGACAGTTGGGTGGAACTGTCGGAGGGACCAACAGAGAGCAACCAAGGACTCTGGAACCACTGTAGCAAGTCGCTTAGTAACGCGGACATTACTTGCCGTGAATCAGTCAGTTACTTCCTGATGTATAGAAACCAAGACGTACCGG CATGGCTTCACGCTACCAGATTCTTTCAAAGTATTGGTCTCCTCATGTCTCTTGCGTCAGTCGTGTCGTCCATTTTCTGCACGTTCGTTATTATAACAGACAGAAAGAGAGACACCCAAGTTGCTGCAGTGGTAATAAATTTTGTAGCAG cCTGCAGTATGTTAATAGGAAGCAGTATTTACGGTGGTCAATACCGCTATGCAGGGTGGCTGAAGGGCTACTATCTGTCCTGGTCTTTTGCTTTCTCAATTATAGCCGGACTTGCTCATATAGTATCCGGAtctatatatatgtttacattaCCGAATTCAG aCTCCATTCAAACGATTTCAAATAATCAAACAACAAACCAATCTCAACCACCCGGTGAAATTGTTAATAACCGTGATGTTCATGTAAATATTCCGGTACCTTCAGCCCCGCCTGATGCGTATTTATACTATATCCCGCCGTCCAATGAAGAATATCATCCACGATATCCTCCCAGAGGTTCTATCAATACACCACAACATGCTAGTACCAATCGACGACAAAATACCGCCTCCACCCAGAACACTGGAACTGATACACATAACGATGACGATACCTGCATTGTTTGCTTCGATCATCGTGTAGAAATCCTACTTCGACCGTGCTATCATTTTAATCTATGTGAGGTTTGCTCTTTGCTCGTGACTCAGTGTCCAACATGCAGAGGTATCATCCAAGAAAAAATTAAGCCATACCGATAG
- the LOC136273430 gene encoding uncharacterized protein has translation MTVTEKLASSIDTFCDSPKDCRACLLLTTIAWFLHTFLSYGTDSWVELSEGPTESNQGLWNHCSKSLSNTDITCRQSVSYFLMYRNQDVPAWLHATRFFQSIGLLMSLASVVSSIFCTFLIITDRKRDSQVAAVVINFVAACSMLIGSSIYGGQYRYAGWLKGYYLSWSFAFSILAGFAHLVSGSIYMFTLPNSDSIQTISNNETTNQSQQPGEIVNNRDVHVNIPVPLAPPDAYLYYIPPSNEENHPRYPPRGVINSPQPASTNRRHAVNSGQNPASTQNTGTDTQSDDDTCIVCFDHRVEILLRPCYHFNLCEVCSLLVTQCPTFHPRYPPRGVINSPQPASTNRRHAVNSGQNPASTQNTGTDTQSDDDTCIVCFDHRVEILLRPCYHFNLCEVQSERLSVLFPA, from the exons ATGACGGTGACGGAAAAACTAGCCAGTTCTATAGACACTTTTTGTGATTCCCCTAAAGACTGCCGAGCGTGTCTCTTACTCACAACCATCGCATGGTTTCTCCATACCTTCCTGTCCTATGGCACAGACAGTTGGGTGGAACTGTCAGAGGGACCAACAGAGAGCAACCAAGGGCTCTGGAACCACTGTAGCAAGTCGCTCAGTAACACAGACATCACTTGCCGTCAATCAGTCAGTTACTTCCTGATGTACAGAAATCAAGATGTACCGG caTGGCTTCACGCTACCAGATTCTTCCAAAGTATTGGTCTCCTCATGTCTCTTGCGTCAGTCGTGTCGTCCATTTTCTGTACGTTCCTTATTATAACAGACAGAAAGAGAGACTCTCAAGTTGCTGCAGTGGTAATAAATTTTGTAGCAG CCTGCAGTATGTTAATAGGAAGCAGTATTTACGGTGGACAATACCGTTATGCAGGGTGGCTGAAGGGCTACTATCTGTCCTGGTCATTTGCTTTCTCAATTTTAGCCGGATTTGCTCATCTAGTATCCGGAtctatatatatgtttacattaCCGAATTCAG aCTCCATTCAAACGATTTCAAATAATGAAACAACAAACCAATCTCAACAACCCGGTGAAATTGTTAACAACCGTGATGTTCATGTAAACATACCGGTACCTTTAGCCCCGCCTGATGCATATCTATACTATATCCCGCCGTCCAATGAAGAAAATCATCCACGATATCCTCCCAGAGGTGTTATCAATTCACCACAACCTGCTAGCACCAATCGACGACATGCAGTGAACAGTGGTCAAAATCCCGCGTCCACCCAGAACACTGGAACTGATACACAGAGCGATGACGATACCTGCATTGTTTGCTTCGATCATCGTGTAGAAATCCTACTTCGACCGTGCTATCATTTTAATCTATGTGAGGTTTGCTCTTTGCTCGTGACTCAGTGTCCAACATTTCATCCACGATATCCTCCCAGAGGTGTTATCAATTCACCACAACCTGCTAGCACCAATCGACGACATGCAGTGAACAGTGGTCAAAATCCCGCGTCCACCCAGAACACTGGAACTGATACACAGAGCGATGACGATACCTGCATTGTTTGCTTCGATCATCGTGTAGAAATCCTACTTCGACCGTGCTATCATTTTAATCTATGTGAG GTCCAAAGTGAGAGACTGTCTGTCTTGTTCCCGGCGTAA